The nucleotide window AGCCGTCGGTCGACTCGGTCCCGGCGATGACCAAATCGAAACCTTCGCGGGCGATGGCAGCGGCCAGGACCCGGGCCGTCAGCAAAGCATCTGAGCCACGCAAGGTCGGGTCGTCGACGACCACGGCTTTGCCTGCTCCCATCGCAAGCGCCTGACGGAGACCTTGCATGCTGCCAGCTGGTCCCATCGAGACCAATGTCACCGATCCTTCGTGGGTCTGGGCGAGTTGAAGTCCCATTTCCACTCCATAGCGGTCGGTGTCATCGAGGACCTGCTCTTTTGGTCTGATGAGCAAATGGCTGTCGGGTTCGAGGCGATATGGGGTTGTTGGATCGGGGATTTGCTTGGCCAAAACGACTATCTGCATTCGAGGGCGGATCGTACCGAGTGTCTCAGATCCCCGACAATCGGCTTGACAATCGGCCTGGCGCAACCGTCCCTTCAGTTGTGGTGAGGTCGATTCCGTCGCTGGCAACATGGAGGGATGTCCGCCGTGTTCGCCCTGCTGGCTTCATTGACCTATGGCGCCTCCGATTTTCTCGGGGGGCTTCTGGGCCGCCGAATGCCGACGATGGTGGTGTTGGTGTGGTCGCAGGGAACCGGTCTGATCCTGGCGGTGGCGGGGTCG belongs to Acidimicrobiia bacterium and includes:
- a CDS encoding electron transfer flavoprotein subunit alpha, encoding MQIVVLAKQIPDPTTPYRLEPDSHLLIRPKEQVLDDTDRYGVEMGLQLAQTHEGSVTLVSMGPAGSMQGLRQALAMGAGKAVVVDDPTLRGSDALLTARVLAAAIAREGFDLVIAGTESTDG